ACGCGCTCGAGCTCGCCCACGGAGACGATATCGAAGCCCGCGCCCAGGCGTGCCAGAAGCCCCAGCACCGCCAGGTTCGAATTCGCCTTCACCGCGTAGCAAATCAGGTGCGGATGAGTGCCGAGCGCCTCGGTGTAGGCGCGAAAGTGGCGCTCGAGCGTGGCCTTCGAGTAGACGTAGCAGGGCGTGCCTACCTCGTCGGCAATGCGCGTAAGCGGCACCTCTTCGGCGAACAGCACGCCGTCCTGGTAGTTGAAGTGATCCATCAGGACTCCTCGGCGGCGGTCTGGGCGTTGTCATCCGGCAGGTAGAGCGGGCCTTTTTGGCCGCAGCCGGCAAGCAGGAGTGCGACGA
The window above is part of the Halomonas sp. GD1P12 genome. Proteins encoded here:
- the lptM gene encoding LPS translocon maturation chaperone LptM translates to MKALVLIALVALLLAGCGQKGPLYLPDDNAQTAAEES